TCACTAACTGGATCTAAGCCAACATAGATAAAGACACCGCCAAATTCATGTTCAGATATTTCACCCGTTTTGACATTCTCTACCATAACGCTGCTAACGCGCTTGTCACCTTTGATTTCCTTCACAACTGAATCCCAGATAAAATGAATTTTTTCATTGGCAAATGCACGTTCTTGCAGTAACTTTTGGGCTCGCAATTCATCGCGCCGATGAATAATCGTCACCGTTTTTGCAAAACGAGTCAAAAATACAGCCTCTTCCACCGCAGAGTCGCCTCCACCGACCACAAGCAAATCTTCATCTCGGAAAAAGGCTCCGTCACAGACTGCACAGTAAGACACCCCGCGGCTGTTTAATTCTTCTTCACCCGGAACTCCTAGATGACGATGAACAGCTCCAGTCGCAATAATAAGCGTCTTGGTTTCAAAAATCTCATCTTCTGTAAAGACTTTTTTTATTGCTCCTTGGTGTTCGATTTTTTCAACAGAGCCA
This Streptococcus anginosus DNA region includes the following protein-coding sequences:
- the trxB gene encoding thioredoxin-disulfide reductase, giving the protein MYDTIIIGAGPAGMTAALYAARSNLKVALLERGIPGGQMNNTSDIENYPGYANISGPELAEKMFEPLENLGVEHLFGSVEKIEHQGAIKKVFTEDEIFETKTLIIATGAVHRHLGVPGEEELNSRGVSYCAVCDGAFFRDEDLLVVGGGDSAVEEAVFLTRFAKTVTIIHRRDELRAQKLLQERAFANEKIHFIWDSVVKEIKGDKRVSSVMVENVKTGEISEHEFGGVFIYVGLDPVSEFAKDLGITNEAGWIVTDNHMKTAISGIYAIGDVREKDLRQVTTAVGDGAVAGQEVYKYITENF